In Capsicum annuum cultivar UCD-10X-F1 chromosome 11, UCD10Xv1.1, whole genome shotgun sequence, one genomic interval encodes:
- the LOC107847124 gene encoding cytosolic sulfotransferase 5 yields MEVDEELPRVLSWNKDELYQWEGFWATPSIIKAAMIFKETFKSNPNDVLLASSMKTGSTWLKSICVCIMQGGNKDEEDLLFKDNPHFYVPTIEGMDYYTKPLAHDLYTMSSPRLFHTHLPYRILPNSIKNSANCKIVYITRNPKDTIISMWHFFNYNHKYLENFFPLEEAVDSYCNGGIHLYGPFFEHVLEYWEESKKWPQKILFLKYEDLKMDPKKEVAKIAFFLGKPFGNEEDLEKVLKKCSLERLKNLEVNKSGSLFSNVHNNSFFRKGVVGDWKNHLTPEMEKQIDKVTSLKLQGSGLEL; encoded by the exons ATGGAAGTGGATGAAGAACTGCCAAGAGTTCTTTCTTGGAATAAAGATGAACTTTATCAGTGGGAAGGTTTTTGGGCAACTCCATCCATTATAAAAGCAGCCATGATCTTCAAGGAAACCTTCAAATCAAATCCTAATGATGTTCTATTGGCTTCTTCAATGAAAACag GTTCAACATGGCTCAAGTCCATATGTGTATGCATCATGCAAGGTGgaaataaagatgaagaagaCCTCTTATTTAAGGATAATCCTCATTTTTATGTTCCAACTATAGAGGGCATGGATTATTATACAAAACCTCTAGCTCATGATTTATACACAATGTCCTCTCCAAGACTATTTCACACTCATTTACCTTATAGGATTTTgccaaattcaattaaaaattcaGCTAATTGCAAGATTGTATACATAACACGAAATCCTAAAGATACCATAATTTCCATGTGGCATTTCTTCAACTATAATCATAAGTATTTAGAAAATTTCTTCCCCTTAGAAGAAGCTGTGGATTCCTATTGCAATGGCGGCATTCATCTCTATGGACCGTTCTTTGAACATGTTCTTGAATACTGGGAAGAAAGTAAAAAGTGGCCtcaaaaaatactatttttgaagTATGAAGATTTGAAAATGGACCCTAAGAAGGAGGTGGCAAAAATAGCCTTCTTTCTTGGAAAACCTTTTGGTAATGAAGAGGATTTGGAGAAAGTTTTGAAGAAGTGTAGTTTGGAGAGGCTTAAGAACTTGGAGGTTAATAAGAGTGGATCACTCTTCTCTAATGTCCACAACAATTCATTTTTCAGAAAAGGAGTGGTTGGAGATTGGAAGAATCACTTAACACCTGAAATGGAAAAACAAATTGATAAAGTTACTAGTTTGAAGCTCCAAGGAAGTGGCCTTGAACTTTGA